One Dasypus novemcinctus isolate mDasNov1 chromosome 1, mDasNov1.1.hap2, whole genome shotgun sequence genomic window carries:
- the FGFR3 gene encoding fibroblast growth factor receptor 3 isoform X2, with amino-acid sequence MKVRHRVHVTKVLSERWPRGALLSASARPSRTHWPAGPRPAARRRGRSHPRGGAGSGRKASSSCRPPQCFCTPLGVAPPRVLAWGPPHAAVSPTEAPGPEPGQQEQLVFGAGDAVELSCHPPAGGPSGPTVWVKDGVGLEPSERVLVGPQRLRVLNASHEDAGTYGCWLRLSQRVLCRFAVRVTDAPSSGDDEDGEDEAEDTAGAPYWTRPERMDKKLLAVPAANTVRFRCPAAGNPAPSISWLKNGKEFRGEHRIGGIKLRHQQWSLVMESVVPSDRGNYTCVVENKFGSIQQTYTLDVLERSPHRPILQAGLPANQTAVVGSDVEFHCKVYSDAQPHIQWLKHVEVNGSKVGPDGTPYVTVLKTAGANSTDRELEVLSLHNVTFEDAGEYTCLAGNSIGFSHHSAWLVVLPAEEELVEADEAGSVYAGVLSYGVGFSLFTLAVAAVTLCRLRSPPKKGLGSPAVHKVSRFPLKRQVSLESNSSMNSNSPLVRIARLSSGEGPALANVSELELPADPKWELSRARLTLGKPLGEGCFGQVVMAEAIGIDKDRAAKPVTVAVKMLKDDATDKDLSDLVSEMEMMKMIGKHKNILNLLGACTQGGPLYVLVEYAAKGNLREYLRARRPPGMDYSFDTCRLPEEQLTFKDLVSCAYQVARGMEYLASQKCIHRDLAARNVLVTEDNVMKIADFGLARDVHNLDYYKKTTNGRLPVKWMAPEALFDRVYTHQSDVWSFGVLLWEIFTLGGSPYPGIPVEELFKLLREGHRMDRPANCTHDLYMIMRECWHAAPSQRPTFKQLVEDLDRVLAVTSTDEYLDLSVPFEQYSPGGQDTPSSGSSGDDSVFAHDLLPPASPGGGGPRT; translated from the exons ATGAAAGTCAGGCATCGCGTCCATGTAACTAAAGTTCTGTCGGAGCGATGGCCCAGAGGCGCGCTGCTGTCGGCGTCCGCCCGGCCGAGCAGAACACACTGGCCAGCAGGCCCTCGGCCGGCAGCTCGGCGCCGGGGGCGGAGCCATCCCCGGGGCGGGGCTGGTTCTGGGCGCAAGGCCTCGTCCTCCTGCCGGCCCCCCCAGTGTTTCTGTACCCCCTTGGGTGTCGCGCCCCCACGTGTGCTGGCGTGGGGGCCGCCTCACGCTGCTGTCTCGCCCACAGAGGCCCCGGGCCCAGAGCCCGGTCAGCAGGAGCAGCTGGTCTTCGGCGCTGGGGACGCCGTGGAGCTGAGCTGCCACCCGCCCGCCGGCGGCCCCTCGGGGCCCACCGTCTGGGTCAAGGAcggggtggggctggagccctcCGAGCGCGTCCTGGTGGGGCCGCAGAGGCTGCGTGTGCTCAATGCCTCCCACGAGGACGCCGGCACCTACGGCTGCTGGCTGCGGCTCTCCCAGCGCGTCCTGTGTCGCTTCGCCGTGCGTGTGACAG ATGCTCCGTCCTCGGGCGACGATGAAGACGGAGAGGACGAGGCCGAGGACACGG CAGGGGCCCCTTACTGGACACGGCCCGAGCGGATGGACAAGAAGCTTCTGGCCGTGCCGGCCGCCAACACCGTCCGCTTCCGCTGCCCGGCCGCCGGCAACCCCGCGCCGTCCATCTCCTGGCTCAAGAACGGCAAGGAGTTCCGCGGCGAGCACCGCATCGGGGGCATCAAG CTGCGCCACCAGCAGTGGAGCCTGGTCATGGAGAGCGTGGTGCCCTCTGACCGCGGCAACTACACCTGCGTCGTGGAGAACAAGTTCGGCAGCATCCAGCAGACGTACACGCTGGACGTGCTGG AGCGCTCCCCGCACCGGCCCATCCTGCAGGCGGGGCTGCCGGCCAACCAGACGGCGGTGGTGGGCAGCGACGTGGAGTTCCACTGCAAGGTGTACAGCGACGCGCAGCCCCACATCCAGTGGCTCAAGCACGTGGAGGTGAACGGCAGCAAGGTGGGCCCCGACGGCACGCCCTACGTCACCGTGCTCAAG ACGGCGGGCGCCAACAGCACCGACAGGGAGCTGGAGGTGCTGTCTTTGCACAATGTCACCTTTGAGGACGCGGGGGAGTACACCTGTCTGGCGGGCAATTCTATCGGCTTTTCCCATCACTCTGCGTGGCTGGTGGTGCTGCCAG CTGAGGAGGAGCTGGTGGAGGCCGACGAGGCGGGCAGCGTGTACGCGGGCGTCCTCAGCTACGGGGTGGGCTTCTCCCTCTTCACGCTGGCGGTGGCGGCCGTGACCCTCTGCCGCCTGCGCAGCCCACCCAAGAAGGGGCTGGGCTCGCCCGCCGTGCACAAGGTCTCCCGCTTCCCGCTCAAGCGACAG GTGTCCTTGGAGTCCAACTCGTCCATGAACTCCAACTCGCCGCTGGTGCGCATCGCCCGCCTGTCCTCCGGGGAGGGCCCCGCGCTGGCCAACGTCTCGGAGCTTGAGCTGCCCGCCGACCCCAAGTGGGAGCTGTCCCGGGCCCG GCTGACGCTGGGCAAGCCGCTCGGGGAGGGCTGCTTCGGCCAGGTGGTCATGGCGGAGGCCATCGGCATCGACAAGGACCGCGCGGCCAAGCCCGTCACCGTGGCAGTGAAGATGCTGAAGG ACGACGCCACGGACAAGGACCTGTCCGACCTGGTGTCTGAGATGGAGATGATGAAGATGATCGGGAAGCACAAGAACATCCTCAATCTGCTGGGAGCCTGCACGCAGGGAG GGCCCCTGTACGTGCTGGTGGAGTACGCGGCCAAGGGCAACCTGCGGGAGTACCTGCGGGCGCGGCGGCCCCCGGGCATGGACTACTCCTTCGACACCTGCAGGCTGCCCGAGGAGCAGCTCACCTTCAAGGACCTGGTGTCCTGCGCCTACCAGGTGGCCCGCGGAATGGAGTACCTGGCCTCCCAGAAG TGCATCCACCGGGACCTGGCCGCGCGCAACGTGCTGGTGACCGAGGACAACGTGATGAAGATCGCGGACTTCGGCCTGGCCCGCGACGTGCACAACCTCGACTACTACAAGAAGACGACCAAT GGGCGGCTGCCAGTGAAGTGGATGGCGCCCGAGGCCCTGTTCGACCGCGTCTACACCCACCAGAGTGACGT CTGGTCCTTCGGCGTCCTGCTCTGGGAGattttcaccctgggcggctcgcCGTACCCCGGCATCCCCGTGGAGGAGCTCTTCAAGCTGCTGAGGGAAGGCCACCGCATGGACAGGCCGGCCAACTGCACGCACGACCT GTACATGATCATGCGCGAGTGCTGGCACGCGGCGCCGTCCCAGAGGCCCACGTTCAAGCAGCTGGTGGAGGACCTGGACCGCGTCCTGGCCGTGACGTCCACGGAC GAGTACCTGGACCTCTCGGTGCCCTTCGAGCAGTACTCGCCCGGCGGCCAGGACACACCCAGCTCCGGCTCCTCGGGGGACGACTCCGTGTTCGCCCACGACCTGCTGCCGCCCGCCTCGCCCGGCGGCGGGGGTCCGCGGACGTGA
- the FGFR3 gene encoding fibroblast growth factor receptor 3 isoform X10 translates to MGAPARALALCLAVAVVARATSGLPGTELRVGRRAAEAPGPEPGQQEQLVFGAGDAVELSCHPPAGGPSGPTVWVKDGVGLEPSERVLVGPQRLRVLNASHEDAGTYGCWLRLSQRVLCRFAVRVTDAPSSGDDEDGEDEAEDTAGAPYWTRPERMDKKLLAVPAANTVRFRCPAAGNPAPSISWLKNGKEFRGEHRIGGIKLRHQQWSLVMESVVPSDRGNYTCVVENKFGSIQQTYTLDVLERSPHRPILQAGLPANQTAVVGSDVEFHCKVYSDAQPHIQWLKHVEVNGSKTAGANSTDRELEVLSLHNVTFEDAGEYTCLAGNSIGFSHHSAWLVVLPAEEELVEADEAGSVYAGVLSYGVGFSLFTLAVAAVTLCRLRSPPKKGLGSPAVHKVSRFPLKRQQVSLESNSSMNSNSPLVRIARLSSGEGPALANVSELELPADPKWELSRARLTLGKPLGEGCFGQVVMAEAIGIDKDRAAKPVTVAVKMLKDDATDKDLSDLVSEMEMMKMIGKHKNILNLLGACTQGGPLYVLVEYAAKGNLREYLRARRPPGMDYSFDTCRLPEEQLTFKDLVSCAYQVARGMEYLASQKCIHRDLAARNVLVTEDNVMKIADFGLARDVHNLDYYKKTTNGRLPVKWMAPEALFDRVYTHQSDVWSFGVLLWEIFTLGGSPYPGIPVEELFKLLREGHRMDRPANCTHDLYMIMRECWHAAPSQRPTFKQLVEDLDRVLAVTSTDEYLDLSVPFEQYSPGGQDTPSSGSSGDDSVFAHDLLPPASPGGGGPRT, encoded by the exons atgggcgccccggcccgcgcccTCGCGCTCTGCCTGGCCGTGGCCGTCGTGGCCCGCGCCACCTCGGGGCTCCCGGGCACGGAGCTGCGCGTCGGACGCAGAGCGGCAG AGGCCCCGGGCCCAGAGCCCGGTCAGCAGGAGCAGCTGGTCTTCGGCGCTGGGGACGCCGTGGAGCTGAGCTGCCACCCGCCCGCCGGCGGCCCCTCGGGGCCCACCGTCTGGGTCAAGGAcggggtggggctggagccctcCGAGCGCGTCCTGGTGGGGCCGCAGAGGCTGCGTGTGCTCAATGCCTCCCACGAGGACGCCGGCACCTACGGCTGCTGGCTGCGGCTCTCCCAGCGCGTCCTGTGTCGCTTCGCCGTGCGTGTGACAG ATGCTCCGTCCTCGGGCGACGATGAAGACGGAGAGGACGAGGCCGAGGACACGG CAGGGGCCCCTTACTGGACACGGCCCGAGCGGATGGACAAGAAGCTTCTGGCCGTGCCGGCCGCCAACACCGTCCGCTTCCGCTGCCCGGCCGCCGGCAACCCCGCGCCGTCCATCTCCTGGCTCAAGAACGGCAAGGAGTTCCGCGGCGAGCACCGCATCGGGGGCATCAAG CTGCGCCACCAGCAGTGGAGCCTGGTCATGGAGAGCGTGGTGCCCTCTGACCGCGGCAACTACACCTGCGTCGTGGAGAACAAGTTCGGCAGCATCCAGCAGACGTACACGCTGGACGTGCTGG AGCGCTCCCCGCACCGGCCCATCCTGCAGGCGGGGCTGCCGGCCAACCAGACGGCGGTGGTGGGCAGCGACGTGGAGTTCCACTGCAAGGTGTACAGCGACGCGCAGCCCCACATCCAGTGGCTCAAGCACGTGGAGGTGAACGGCAGCAAG ACGGCGGGCGCCAACAGCACCGACAGGGAGCTGGAGGTGCTGTCTTTGCACAATGTCACCTTTGAGGACGCGGGGGAGTACACCTGTCTGGCGGGCAATTCTATCGGCTTTTCCCATCACTCTGCGTGGCTGGTGGTGCTGCCAG CTGAGGAGGAGCTGGTGGAGGCCGACGAGGCGGGCAGCGTGTACGCGGGCGTCCTCAGCTACGGGGTGGGCTTCTCCCTCTTCACGCTGGCGGTGGCGGCCGTGACCCTCTGCCGCCTGCGCAGCCCACCCAAGAAGGGGCTGGGCTCGCCCGCCGTGCACAAGGTCTCCCGCTTCCCGCTCAAGCGACAG CAGGTGTCCTTGGAGTCCAACTCGTCCATGAACTCCAACTCGCCGCTGGTGCGCATCGCCCGCCTGTCCTCCGGGGAGGGCCCCGCGCTGGCCAACGTCTCGGAGCTTGAGCTGCCCGCCGACCCCAAGTGGGAGCTGTCCCGGGCCCG GCTGACGCTGGGCAAGCCGCTCGGGGAGGGCTGCTTCGGCCAGGTGGTCATGGCGGAGGCCATCGGCATCGACAAGGACCGCGCGGCCAAGCCCGTCACCGTGGCAGTGAAGATGCTGAAGG ACGACGCCACGGACAAGGACCTGTCCGACCTGGTGTCTGAGATGGAGATGATGAAGATGATCGGGAAGCACAAGAACATCCTCAATCTGCTGGGAGCCTGCACGCAGGGAG GGCCCCTGTACGTGCTGGTGGAGTACGCGGCCAAGGGCAACCTGCGGGAGTACCTGCGGGCGCGGCGGCCCCCGGGCATGGACTACTCCTTCGACACCTGCAGGCTGCCCGAGGAGCAGCTCACCTTCAAGGACCTGGTGTCCTGCGCCTACCAGGTGGCCCGCGGAATGGAGTACCTGGCCTCCCAGAAG TGCATCCACCGGGACCTGGCCGCGCGCAACGTGCTGGTGACCGAGGACAACGTGATGAAGATCGCGGACTTCGGCCTGGCCCGCGACGTGCACAACCTCGACTACTACAAGAAGACGACCAAT GGGCGGCTGCCAGTGAAGTGGATGGCGCCCGAGGCCCTGTTCGACCGCGTCTACACCCACCAGAGTGACGT CTGGTCCTTCGGCGTCCTGCTCTGGGAGattttcaccctgggcggctcgcCGTACCCCGGCATCCCCGTGGAGGAGCTCTTCAAGCTGCTGAGGGAAGGCCACCGCATGGACAGGCCGGCCAACTGCACGCACGACCT GTACATGATCATGCGCGAGTGCTGGCACGCGGCGCCGTCCCAGAGGCCCACGTTCAAGCAGCTGGTGGAGGACCTGGACCGCGTCCTGGCCGTGACGTCCACGGAC GAGTACCTGGACCTCTCGGTGCCCTTCGAGCAGTACTCGCCCGGCGGCCAGGACACACCCAGCTCCGGCTCCTCGGGGGACGACTCCGTGTTCGCCCACGACCTGCTGCCGCCCGCCTCGCCCGGCGGCGGGGGTCCGCGGACGTGA
- the FGFR3 gene encoding fibroblast growth factor receptor 3 isoform X3: MKVRHRVHVTKVLSERWPRGALLSASARPSRTHWPAGPRPAARRRGRSHPRGGAGSGRKASSSCRPPQCFCTPLGVAPPRVLAWGPPHAAVSPTEAPGPEPGQQEQLVFGAGDAVELSCHPPAGGPSGPTVWVKDGVGLEPSERVLVGPQRLRVLNASHEDAGTYGCWLRLSQRVLCRFAVRVTDAPSSGDDEDGEDEAEDTGAPYWTRPERMDKKLLAVPAANTVRFRCPAAGNPAPSISWLKNGKEFRGEHRIGGIKLRHQQWSLVMESVVPSDRGNYTCVVENKFGSIQQTYTLDVLERSPHRPILQAGLPANQTAVVGSDVEFHCKVYSDAQPHIQWLKHVEVNGSKVGPDGTPYVTVLKTAGANSTDRELEVLSLHNVTFEDAGEYTCLAGNSIGFSHHSAWLVVLPAEEELVEADEAGSVYAGVLSYGVGFSLFTLAVAAVTLCRLRSPPKKGLGSPAVHKVSRFPLKRQVSLESNSSMNSNSPLVRIARLSSGEGPALANVSELELPADPKWELSRARLTLGKPLGEGCFGQVVMAEAIGIDKDRAAKPVTVAVKMLKDDATDKDLSDLVSEMEMMKMIGKHKNILNLLGACTQGGPLYVLVEYAAKGNLREYLRARRPPGMDYSFDTCRLPEEQLTFKDLVSCAYQVARGMEYLASQKCIHRDLAARNVLVTEDNVMKIADFGLARDVHNLDYYKKTTNGRLPVKWMAPEALFDRVYTHQSDVWSFGVLLWEIFTLGGSPYPGIPVEELFKLLREGHRMDRPANCTHDLYMIMRECWHAAPSQRPTFKQLVEDLDRVLAVTSTDEYLDLSVPFEQYSPGGQDTPSSGSSGDDSVFAHDLLPPASPGGGGPRT, from the exons ATGAAAGTCAGGCATCGCGTCCATGTAACTAAAGTTCTGTCGGAGCGATGGCCCAGAGGCGCGCTGCTGTCGGCGTCCGCCCGGCCGAGCAGAACACACTGGCCAGCAGGCCCTCGGCCGGCAGCTCGGCGCCGGGGGCGGAGCCATCCCCGGGGCGGGGCTGGTTCTGGGCGCAAGGCCTCGTCCTCCTGCCGGCCCCCCCAGTGTTTCTGTACCCCCTTGGGTGTCGCGCCCCCACGTGTGCTGGCGTGGGGGCCGCCTCACGCTGCTGTCTCGCCCACAGAGGCCCCGGGCCCAGAGCCCGGTCAGCAGGAGCAGCTGGTCTTCGGCGCTGGGGACGCCGTGGAGCTGAGCTGCCACCCGCCCGCCGGCGGCCCCTCGGGGCCCACCGTCTGGGTCAAGGAcggggtggggctggagccctcCGAGCGCGTCCTGGTGGGGCCGCAGAGGCTGCGTGTGCTCAATGCCTCCCACGAGGACGCCGGCACCTACGGCTGCTGGCTGCGGCTCTCCCAGCGCGTCCTGTGTCGCTTCGCCGTGCGTGTGACAG ATGCTCCGTCCTCGGGCGACGATGAAGACGGAGAGGACGAGGCCGAGGACACGG GGGCCCCTTACTGGACACGGCCCGAGCGGATGGACAAGAAGCTTCTGGCCGTGCCGGCCGCCAACACCGTCCGCTTCCGCTGCCCGGCCGCCGGCAACCCCGCGCCGTCCATCTCCTGGCTCAAGAACGGCAAGGAGTTCCGCGGCGAGCACCGCATCGGGGGCATCAAG CTGCGCCACCAGCAGTGGAGCCTGGTCATGGAGAGCGTGGTGCCCTCTGACCGCGGCAACTACACCTGCGTCGTGGAGAACAAGTTCGGCAGCATCCAGCAGACGTACACGCTGGACGTGCTGG AGCGCTCCCCGCACCGGCCCATCCTGCAGGCGGGGCTGCCGGCCAACCAGACGGCGGTGGTGGGCAGCGACGTGGAGTTCCACTGCAAGGTGTACAGCGACGCGCAGCCCCACATCCAGTGGCTCAAGCACGTGGAGGTGAACGGCAGCAAGGTGGGCCCCGACGGCACGCCCTACGTCACCGTGCTCAAG ACGGCGGGCGCCAACAGCACCGACAGGGAGCTGGAGGTGCTGTCTTTGCACAATGTCACCTTTGAGGACGCGGGGGAGTACACCTGTCTGGCGGGCAATTCTATCGGCTTTTCCCATCACTCTGCGTGGCTGGTGGTGCTGCCAG CTGAGGAGGAGCTGGTGGAGGCCGACGAGGCGGGCAGCGTGTACGCGGGCGTCCTCAGCTACGGGGTGGGCTTCTCCCTCTTCACGCTGGCGGTGGCGGCCGTGACCCTCTGCCGCCTGCGCAGCCCACCCAAGAAGGGGCTGGGCTCGCCCGCCGTGCACAAGGTCTCCCGCTTCCCGCTCAAGCGACAG GTGTCCTTGGAGTCCAACTCGTCCATGAACTCCAACTCGCCGCTGGTGCGCATCGCCCGCCTGTCCTCCGGGGAGGGCCCCGCGCTGGCCAACGTCTCGGAGCTTGAGCTGCCCGCCGACCCCAAGTGGGAGCTGTCCCGGGCCCG GCTGACGCTGGGCAAGCCGCTCGGGGAGGGCTGCTTCGGCCAGGTGGTCATGGCGGAGGCCATCGGCATCGACAAGGACCGCGCGGCCAAGCCCGTCACCGTGGCAGTGAAGATGCTGAAGG ACGACGCCACGGACAAGGACCTGTCCGACCTGGTGTCTGAGATGGAGATGATGAAGATGATCGGGAAGCACAAGAACATCCTCAATCTGCTGGGAGCCTGCACGCAGGGAG GGCCCCTGTACGTGCTGGTGGAGTACGCGGCCAAGGGCAACCTGCGGGAGTACCTGCGGGCGCGGCGGCCCCCGGGCATGGACTACTCCTTCGACACCTGCAGGCTGCCCGAGGAGCAGCTCACCTTCAAGGACCTGGTGTCCTGCGCCTACCAGGTGGCCCGCGGAATGGAGTACCTGGCCTCCCAGAAG TGCATCCACCGGGACCTGGCCGCGCGCAACGTGCTGGTGACCGAGGACAACGTGATGAAGATCGCGGACTTCGGCCTGGCCCGCGACGTGCACAACCTCGACTACTACAAGAAGACGACCAAT GGGCGGCTGCCAGTGAAGTGGATGGCGCCCGAGGCCCTGTTCGACCGCGTCTACACCCACCAGAGTGACGT CTGGTCCTTCGGCGTCCTGCTCTGGGAGattttcaccctgggcggctcgcCGTACCCCGGCATCCCCGTGGAGGAGCTCTTCAAGCTGCTGAGGGAAGGCCACCGCATGGACAGGCCGGCCAACTGCACGCACGACCT GTACATGATCATGCGCGAGTGCTGGCACGCGGCGCCGTCCCAGAGGCCCACGTTCAAGCAGCTGGTGGAGGACCTGGACCGCGTCCTGGCCGTGACGTCCACGGAC GAGTACCTGGACCTCTCGGTGCCCTTCGAGCAGTACTCGCCCGGCGGCCAGGACACACCCAGCTCCGGCTCCTCGGGGGACGACTCCGTGTTCGCCCACGACCTGCTGCCGCCCGCCTCGCCCGGCGGCGGGGGTCCGCGGACGTGA
- the FGFR3 gene encoding fibroblast growth factor receptor 3 isoform X11: protein MGAPARALALCLAVAVVARATSGLPGTELRVGRRAAEAPGPEPGQQEQLVFGAGDAVELSCHPPAGGPSGPTVWVKDGVGLEPSERVLVGPQRLRVLNASHEDAGTYGCWLRLSQRVLCRFAVRVTDAPSSGDDEDGEDEAEDTAGAPYWTRPERMDKKLLAVPAANTVRFRCPAAGNPAPSISWLKNGKEFRGEHRIGGIKLRHQQWSLVMESVVPSDRGNYTCVVENKFGSIQQTYTLDVLERSPHRPILQAGLPANQTAVVGSDVEFHCKVYSDAQPHIQWLKHVEVNGSKTAGANSTDRELEVLSLHNVTFEDAGEYTCLAGNSIGFSHHSAWLVVLPAEEELVEADEAGSVYAGVLSYGVGFSLFTLAVAAVTLCRLRSPPKKGLGSPAVHKVSRFPLKRQVSLESNSSMNSNSPLVRIARLSSGEGPALANVSELELPADPKWELSRARLTLGKPLGEGCFGQVVMAEAIGIDKDRAAKPVTVAVKMLKDDATDKDLSDLVSEMEMMKMIGKHKNILNLLGACTQGGPLYVLVEYAAKGNLREYLRARRPPGMDYSFDTCRLPEEQLTFKDLVSCAYQVARGMEYLASQKCIHRDLAARNVLVTEDNVMKIADFGLARDVHNLDYYKKTTNGRLPVKWMAPEALFDRVYTHQSDVWSFGVLLWEIFTLGGSPYPGIPVEELFKLLREGHRMDRPANCTHDLYMIMRECWHAAPSQRPTFKQLVEDLDRVLAVTSTDEYLDLSVPFEQYSPGGQDTPSSGSSGDDSVFAHDLLPPASPGGGGPRT from the exons atgggcgccccggcccgcgcccTCGCGCTCTGCCTGGCCGTGGCCGTCGTGGCCCGCGCCACCTCGGGGCTCCCGGGCACGGAGCTGCGCGTCGGACGCAGAGCGGCAG AGGCCCCGGGCCCAGAGCCCGGTCAGCAGGAGCAGCTGGTCTTCGGCGCTGGGGACGCCGTGGAGCTGAGCTGCCACCCGCCCGCCGGCGGCCCCTCGGGGCCCACCGTCTGGGTCAAGGAcggggtggggctggagccctcCGAGCGCGTCCTGGTGGGGCCGCAGAGGCTGCGTGTGCTCAATGCCTCCCACGAGGACGCCGGCACCTACGGCTGCTGGCTGCGGCTCTCCCAGCGCGTCCTGTGTCGCTTCGCCGTGCGTGTGACAG ATGCTCCGTCCTCGGGCGACGATGAAGACGGAGAGGACGAGGCCGAGGACACGG CAGGGGCCCCTTACTGGACACGGCCCGAGCGGATGGACAAGAAGCTTCTGGCCGTGCCGGCCGCCAACACCGTCCGCTTCCGCTGCCCGGCCGCCGGCAACCCCGCGCCGTCCATCTCCTGGCTCAAGAACGGCAAGGAGTTCCGCGGCGAGCACCGCATCGGGGGCATCAAG CTGCGCCACCAGCAGTGGAGCCTGGTCATGGAGAGCGTGGTGCCCTCTGACCGCGGCAACTACACCTGCGTCGTGGAGAACAAGTTCGGCAGCATCCAGCAGACGTACACGCTGGACGTGCTGG AGCGCTCCCCGCACCGGCCCATCCTGCAGGCGGGGCTGCCGGCCAACCAGACGGCGGTGGTGGGCAGCGACGTGGAGTTCCACTGCAAGGTGTACAGCGACGCGCAGCCCCACATCCAGTGGCTCAAGCACGTGGAGGTGAACGGCAGCAAG ACGGCGGGCGCCAACAGCACCGACAGGGAGCTGGAGGTGCTGTCTTTGCACAATGTCACCTTTGAGGACGCGGGGGAGTACACCTGTCTGGCGGGCAATTCTATCGGCTTTTCCCATCACTCTGCGTGGCTGGTGGTGCTGCCAG CTGAGGAGGAGCTGGTGGAGGCCGACGAGGCGGGCAGCGTGTACGCGGGCGTCCTCAGCTACGGGGTGGGCTTCTCCCTCTTCACGCTGGCGGTGGCGGCCGTGACCCTCTGCCGCCTGCGCAGCCCACCCAAGAAGGGGCTGGGCTCGCCCGCCGTGCACAAGGTCTCCCGCTTCCCGCTCAAGCGACAG GTGTCCTTGGAGTCCAACTCGTCCATGAACTCCAACTCGCCGCTGGTGCGCATCGCCCGCCTGTCCTCCGGGGAGGGCCCCGCGCTGGCCAACGTCTCGGAGCTTGAGCTGCCCGCCGACCCCAAGTGGGAGCTGTCCCGGGCCCG GCTGACGCTGGGCAAGCCGCTCGGGGAGGGCTGCTTCGGCCAGGTGGTCATGGCGGAGGCCATCGGCATCGACAAGGACCGCGCGGCCAAGCCCGTCACCGTGGCAGTGAAGATGCTGAAGG ACGACGCCACGGACAAGGACCTGTCCGACCTGGTGTCTGAGATGGAGATGATGAAGATGATCGGGAAGCACAAGAACATCCTCAATCTGCTGGGAGCCTGCACGCAGGGAG GGCCCCTGTACGTGCTGGTGGAGTACGCGGCCAAGGGCAACCTGCGGGAGTACCTGCGGGCGCGGCGGCCCCCGGGCATGGACTACTCCTTCGACACCTGCAGGCTGCCCGAGGAGCAGCTCACCTTCAAGGACCTGGTGTCCTGCGCCTACCAGGTGGCCCGCGGAATGGAGTACCTGGCCTCCCAGAAG TGCATCCACCGGGACCTGGCCGCGCGCAACGTGCTGGTGACCGAGGACAACGTGATGAAGATCGCGGACTTCGGCCTGGCCCGCGACGTGCACAACCTCGACTACTACAAGAAGACGACCAAT GGGCGGCTGCCAGTGAAGTGGATGGCGCCCGAGGCCCTGTTCGACCGCGTCTACACCCACCAGAGTGACGT CTGGTCCTTCGGCGTCCTGCTCTGGGAGattttcaccctgggcggctcgcCGTACCCCGGCATCCCCGTGGAGGAGCTCTTCAAGCTGCTGAGGGAAGGCCACCGCATGGACAGGCCGGCCAACTGCACGCACGACCT GTACATGATCATGCGCGAGTGCTGGCACGCGGCGCCGTCCCAGAGGCCCACGTTCAAGCAGCTGGTGGAGGACCTGGACCGCGTCCTGGCCGTGACGTCCACGGAC GAGTACCTGGACCTCTCGGTGCCCTTCGAGCAGTACTCGCCCGGCGGCCAGGACACACCCAGCTCCGGCTCCTCGGGGGACGACTCCGTGTTCGCCCACGACCTGCTGCCGCCCGCCTCGCCCGGCGGCGGGGGTCCGCGGACGTGA